Proteins co-encoded in one Kutzneria chonburiensis genomic window:
- the glmS gene encoding glutamine--fructose-6-phosphate transaminase (isomerizing): MCGIVGYVGPRDCVPILLEGLARLEYRGYDSAGVAVVGKGKLRVRKVKGRVGQLTQDVPARLSGPVGIGHTRWATHGVPSEQNAHPHVDGSGRVAVVHNGVIENAEELRAKLIANGVEFVSETDTEVLAHLIAAVDVDDIEEAVRRVLPEIVGTYGIAVVDTRQPDRIIAARNGSPVILGVGDKELFVASDVMALVRHTSQVVHLEDGEVAVLTADGFSTRTLDATVTTRPPTTVDVEDDDYQAEGYGHFMRKEIHDQPTAVERTLRGRLDDRFGTAHLGGLNLTPRESREFKRVKILGCGSAHYAGQIGAQLIEELARVPADSEPASEFRYRNPLIDPDTLYVAVSQSGETYDTLATVQEIQRKGGRVLGVVNAVGSSIARQCDGGIYLHAGPEISVTSTKAFTVTTVDFALLALHLARVRDLSPADGQRLVRGLRALPSQIGEILKLEDQIAGLAQEYGTCPNVMFIGRVRGWPVAREGALKLKEVSYVHAEAYPASELKHGPLALISPETPTVAIVPDDELYDKNLTTLGEIKARGGRILALAHRELPSALADHTIVVPRAEPELDPILLGIPLQMLAYHAAVLLGHDVDHPRNLAKSVTVE, encoded by the coding sequence ATGTGCGGAATCGTCGGATACGTGGGGCCCCGGGACTGCGTCCCGATCCTGCTGGAGGGCCTGGCCCGGCTGGAGTACCGCGGCTACGACTCGGCCGGCGTGGCCGTCGTCGGCAAGGGCAAGCTGCGGGTGCGCAAGGTCAAGGGCCGCGTCGGGCAGCTGACCCAGGACGTGCCGGCCCGGCTGTCCGGCCCGGTCGGCATCGGCCACACCCGGTGGGCAACGCACGGCGTGCCGAGCGAGCAGAACGCCCACCCGCACGTCGACGGCTCGGGCCGGGTCGCGGTGGTGCACAACGGCGTGATCGAGAACGCCGAGGAGCTGCGGGCCAAGCTGATCGCCAACGGCGTCGAGTTCGTCTCCGAGACCGACACCGAGGTGCTGGCCCACCTGATCGCCGCGGTCGATGTCGACGACATCGAGGAGGCGGTCCGGCGGGTGCTGCCGGAGATCGTCGGCACCTACGGCATCGCCGTGGTCGACACCCGCCAGCCCGACCGGATCATCGCCGCCCGCAACGGCAGCCCGGTGATCCTCGGCGTCGGCGACAAGGAGCTGTTCGTCGCCTCCGACGTGATGGCCCTGGTCCGGCACACCTCGCAGGTCGTGCACCTGGAGGACGGCGAGGTCGCGGTGCTCACCGCCGACGGCTTCAGCACCAGGACACTGGACGCTACGGTCACCACCAGGCCGCCGACGACGGTGGACGTCGAGGACGACGACTACCAGGCCGAGGGCTACGGCCACTTCATGCGCAAGGAGATCCACGACCAGCCGACGGCGGTGGAGCGGACCCTGCGCGGCCGGCTGGACGACCGGTTCGGCACCGCGCACCTGGGCGGGCTCAACCTCACGCCGCGCGAATCCCGTGAGTTCAAGCGGGTCAAGATCCTCGGCTGCGGCTCGGCCCACTACGCCGGGCAGATCGGCGCCCAGCTGATCGAGGAGCTGGCCCGGGTGCCGGCGGACTCCGAGCCGGCGTCGGAGTTCCGCTACCGCAACCCGCTCATCGACCCCGACACGCTGTACGTGGCGGTGAGCCAGTCCGGCGAGACCTACGACACGCTGGCCACGGTGCAGGAGATCCAGCGCAAGGGCGGCCGGGTGCTCGGCGTCGTCAACGCCGTCGGCAGCTCCATCGCGCGGCAGTGCGACGGCGGCATCTACCTGCACGCCGGCCCGGAGATCTCGGTGACGTCGACCAAGGCGTTCACCGTGACCACGGTGGACTTCGCGCTGCTGGCCCTGCATCTGGCCCGGGTGCGCGACCTGTCGCCGGCCGACGGCCAGCGGCTGGTCCGCGGACTGCGTGCGCTGCCGTCCCAGATCGGGGAAATCCTCAAACTCGAGGACCAGATCGCCGGGCTGGCCCAGGAATACGGCACCTGCCCGAACGTGATGTTCATCGGCCGGGTGCGGGGCTGGCCGGTGGCGCGCGAGGGGGCGTTGAAGCTCAAGGAGGTCTCGTACGTGCACGCCGAGGCCTACCCGGCCTCGGAGCTCAAGCACGGGCCGCTGGCGCTGATCAGCCCGGAGACGCCGACGGTGGCGATCGTGCCGGACGACGAGCTGTACGACAAGAATTTGACCACGCTGGGCGAGATCAAGGCCCGCGGCGGGCGCATCCTGGCGCTGGCCCACCGCGAGCTGCCGAGCGCGCTGGCCGATCACACGATCGTCGTGCCGCGGGCCGAGCCGGAGCTGGACCCGATCCTGCTGGGCATTCCGCTGCAGATGCTGGCCTACCACGCGGCGGTCCTGCTGGGACACGACGTGGACCACCCCAGGAACCTGGCGAAGAGCGTGACCGTGGAGTGA
- a CDS encoding YbaB/EbfC family nucleoid-associated protein, with amino-acid sequence MTDSEQMAELLARNAAMLDSMSQLLTSAREQLADAQRLNRDLRNRTGLAQSPDRMVTVVVDGVGGLRQLSFDRDAFEHHTPASLADAVTAAVREAMGQAAEEDVVAPVLESDLLPELDEPPAAEVVPDEIPMDLSVGSPEPQLESQLEPPLEPALEPDPVPIPVAIQDPVPPAAGQTSDNGSQIEHVVSALSKLPSYTGVVTRVLGVRDPERAAAIAAEYQLGDTIVERTFLSTSANPAYTGDGLVRYTIDARSGGKLIGAISEDGEQFGEVVFGPGAAFRVTGKRYYPSIKGWDIALEELG; translated from the coding sequence ATGACCGATTCGGAGCAGATGGCGGAGCTGCTGGCGCGCAACGCCGCGATGTTGGACTCGATGAGCCAGCTGCTGACCAGCGCGCGGGAGCAGCTGGCCGACGCCCAGCGGCTCAACCGCGATCTGCGGAACCGCACCGGACTGGCCCAGTCGCCGGACCGGATGGTGACGGTTGTCGTCGACGGCGTGGGCGGACTGCGCCAACTCTCGTTCGACCGCGACGCGTTCGAACACCACACGCCGGCCAGCCTGGCCGACGCCGTGACGGCGGCGGTGCGGGAGGCGATGGGGCAGGCGGCCGAGGAGGACGTCGTCGCGCCGGTCCTGGAGTCGGACCTGCTGCCCGAGCTCGACGAGCCGCCGGCGGCCGAGGTCGTGCCGGACGAGATCCCGATGGACCTGTCCGTCGGCTCACCCGAGCCACAACTCGAGTCACAACTCGAGCCGCCGCTGGAACCAGCCCTGGAACCGGACCCGGTGCCGATCCCCGTGGCGATCCAGGACCCGGTGCCGCCGGCCGCCGGCCAGACGTCCGACAACGGCAGCCAGATCGAGCACGTGGTGAGCGCGCTGAGCAAGCTGCCGTCCTACACCGGCGTGGTGACCCGGGTGCTGGGCGTGCGCGATCCCGAGCGGGCGGCCGCCATCGCGGCCGAGTACCAGCTCGGCGACACCATCGTGGAGCGGACCTTCCTGAGCACCTCGGCCAATCCGGCGTACACCGGCGACGGCCTTGTCCGCTACACCATCGACGCCCGCAGCGGCGGCAAGCTGATCGGGGCCATCTCCGAGGACGGCGAGCAGTTCGGCGAGGTCGTCTTCGGGCCGGGCGCGGCCTTCCGGGTCACCGGGAAGCGGTACTACCCGAGCATCAAGGGCTGGGACATCGCGCTGGAGGAACTGGGCTGA
- a CDS encoding ADP-ribosylglycohydrolase family protein — MAMSEWEWATGTGQEHIERITRFHLDSLAVPVEQRLRPSDPGRHDFPIGLDENGRKFPVPAAPLTWADRVLGCVLAGAVGDALGASIEFLPIDMIRRQHGERGVTGFGPGGPDGTITDDTQMTLFTLEGLIRAHVRDRVSTSGDPVPIVQHALQRWLHTQGFDWTQAGGPFAEGRSQPDGWLVTERALFARRSPGNTCVTALRVFAAGNPAGSMGNPPNDSKGCGGVMRAAPVALWSSDPEVVFALGAATAALTHGHPSGYLSAAALAFLVHGLLRGTSLPDCIAALTPVLTRWPGHEEQLARLTSAVRLADEGLVSAERMSDELGGGWVGEEALAIAVYAMLVTDELPEALRIAVNHSGDSDSTGSVCGNLVGAWHGVAAIPADWLERLELRAAITALTGDALAEFGPNPPTDDAWLLRYPGW, encoded by the coding sequence ATGGCGATGAGCGAGTGGGAGTGGGCGACTGGCACCGGCCAGGAGCACATCGAGCGAATCACCCGGTTCCATCTGGACAGCCTGGCCGTGCCGGTCGAGCAGCGGCTGCGGCCGTCCGACCCGGGCCGGCACGACTTCCCGATCGGCCTCGACGAGAACGGCCGCAAGTTCCCGGTGCCGGCGGCCCCGCTGACCTGGGCCGACCGGGTGCTGGGCTGCGTGCTGGCCGGCGCGGTCGGGGACGCGCTGGGCGCGTCGATCGAGTTCCTGCCGATCGACATGATCCGCCGCCAGCACGGCGAGCGGGGCGTGACCGGCTTCGGGCCGGGCGGCCCGGACGGCACGATCACCGACGACACCCAGATGACCCTGTTCACGCTGGAGGGCCTGATCCGGGCACACGTGCGGGACCGCGTGTCGACCTCCGGCGACCCGGTGCCGATCGTGCAGCACGCGCTCCAGCGCTGGCTGCACACCCAGGGCTTCGACTGGACGCAGGCCGGCGGTCCGTTCGCCGAGGGCCGGTCGCAGCCCGACGGCTGGCTGGTCACCGAGCGGGCGCTGTTCGCGCGCCGGTCGCCGGGCAACACCTGCGTGACGGCGCTGCGGGTGTTCGCCGCCGGCAATCCGGCCGGCTCGATGGGCAATCCGCCCAACGACTCGAAGGGCTGTGGCGGCGTCATGCGGGCCGCACCGGTGGCGCTGTGGTCGAGCGATCCCGAGGTGGTCTTCGCGCTCGGGGCCGCCACCGCCGCGCTCACGCACGGCCATCCCAGCGGCTACCTGTCGGCGGCGGCGTTGGCGTTCCTGGTGCACGGCCTGCTCCGCGGCACGTCGCTGCCGGACTGCATCGCCGCGCTGACGCCCGTGCTGACGAGATGGCCGGGGCACGAAGAGCAGCTGGCCCGGCTGACCTCCGCCGTGCGGCTGGCCGACGAGGGCCTGGTCAGCGCCGAGCGGATGTCCGACGAGCTGGGTGGCGGCTGGGTCGGCGAGGAGGCGCTGGCCATCGCGGTCTACGCGATGCTGGTGACCGACGAGCTGCCGGAGGCGCTGCGGATCGCGGTCAACCACTCCGGCGACAGCGACTCCACCGGCTCGGTCTGCGGCAACCTGGTCGGGGCGTGGCACGGCGTGGCCGCGATCCCGGCCGACTGGCTGGAGCGGCTGGAGCTGCGCGCGGCGATCACCGCGCTGACCGGCGACGCGCTGGCCGAGTTCGGGCCGAACCCGCCGACCGACGACGCCTGGCTGCTGCGCTATCCGGGCTGGTGA
- the mihF gene encoding integration host factor, actinobacterial type: MALPTLTPEQRAEALAKAAEARKARTALLASIKSGETTFGEVLKRAKDDKTVGKTKVAQLLKAVPGLGAVKVAKLLEETGIDADRRAAGLGDRQRQALLDAIG, from the coding sequence TTGGCTCTGCCCACACTGACCCCTGAGCAGCGTGCGGAAGCGCTGGCGAAGGCTGCGGAAGCCCGCAAGGCCCGCACCGCGCTGCTTGCTTCGATCAAGTCCGGTGAGACGACCTTCGGTGAGGTGCTCAAGCGGGCCAAGGACGACAAGACCGTCGGCAAGACCAAGGTCGCCCAGCTGCTGAAGGCCGTGCCCGGGCTCGGCGCCGTCAAGGTCGCCAAGCTGCTCGAGGAGACCGGCATCGACGCCGACCGCCGCGCCGCCGGCCTCGGCGACCGGCAGCGCCAGGCGCTGCTCGACGCGATCGGCTGA
- a CDS encoding DUF2786 domain-containing protein, whose protein sequence is MGSSDRARRAAKQHARARHAQRMAAGVDARSLDANGIAARLWATANDYSYGQKQTAAAEATFLADADDLHLGIAVAGVFARALNFLWPNGWLPYDLVQVTSRECDEFATGLVVDVIAVDMAQYAEATMHERWRDQLRQIEAKPWWRHDRQHFEQWLARHILTKEEGLEVVIVALATLMALPKLPRILPLPGNATKADVLLGHGVDQKVLARVRGLLAKAESTDFPDEAEALSAKAQELMSRHAFERALLDADEHVPQTAGSRRVWLDTPYVGAKAQLVAAVAAANRSKGVVYEKLGFIALIGADLDLEITELLSTSLLLQATRAMVAAGAGLDTRSRTYRQSFLLAYATRIGQRLRAATEQSDDHTADDRLLPVLADREKAVSELFEELYPSTVKKSYTVGSAAGWEAGTAAADQADIGLNRPNLTPTR, encoded by the coding sequence GTGGGAAGTTCCGACCGGGCCCGGCGGGCCGCGAAGCAGCACGCGCGCGCCCGACACGCGCAGCGGATGGCTGCTGGGGTCGACGCACGGTCGCTCGACGCCAACGGCATCGCGGCGCGATTGTGGGCCACGGCCAACGATTACTCGTACGGACAGAAGCAGACAGCCGCGGCCGAGGCGACGTTTCTGGCCGACGCCGACGACCTACACCTCGGCATCGCGGTGGCCGGGGTGTTCGCCCGGGCGCTGAACTTCCTGTGGCCCAACGGCTGGCTGCCCTACGACCTAGTGCAGGTGACCAGCCGGGAGTGCGACGAGTTCGCCACCGGCCTGGTCGTGGACGTGATCGCGGTCGACATGGCGCAGTACGCCGAGGCGACGATGCACGAGCGCTGGCGTGACCAGCTGCGGCAGATCGAGGCGAAGCCGTGGTGGCGGCACGACCGGCAGCACTTCGAGCAGTGGCTGGCCCGGCACATTCTCACCAAGGAGGAGGGGCTGGAGGTCGTCATCGTCGCGCTGGCGACGTTGATGGCCCTGCCCAAGCTGCCGCGGATCCTGCCGCTGCCCGGCAATGCGACGAAGGCCGACGTGTTGCTCGGGCACGGCGTCGACCAGAAGGTGCTGGCCCGGGTGCGAGGATTGCTCGCAAAAGCCGAGTCGACCGACTTCCCTGACGAGGCCGAGGCATTGTCGGCCAAGGCCCAGGAGCTGATGAGCCGGCACGCCTTCGAGCGGGCGCTGCTCGACGCCGACGAGCACGTGCCGCAGACCGCCGGTTCGCGGCGGGTGTGGCTGGACACACCGTATGTCGGTGCGAAGGCGCAGCTGGTGGCCGCGGTCGCGGCGGCCAACCGGTCGAAAGGCGTGGTGTACGAGAAGCTCGGCTTCATCGCGCTGATCGGGGCCGACCTCGACCTGGAGATCACCGAGCTGCTGTCCACTTCGCTGCTGTTGCAGGCGACGCGGGCGATGGTCGCGGCCGGCGCGGGCCTCGACACCCGTAGCCGCACCTATCGGCAGTCGTTCCTGTTGGCCTATGCCACCAGGATCGGGCAGCGGCTGCGGGCCGCGACCGAGCAGAGCGACGACCACACCGCCGACGACCGGCTGCTGCCGGTGCTGGCCGATCGGGAGAAGGCCGTGTCGGAGCTGTTCGAGGAGCTCTATCCCAGCACTGTCAAGAAGTCCTACACAGTGGGCAGCGCGGCCGGGTGGGAAGCCGGCACCGCGGCCGCGGATCAGGCCGACATCGGGTTGAATCGGCCGAACTTGACGCCCACTCGGTAA
- a CDS encoding nucleotide pyrophosphohydrolase produces MTDIEDLTARIREFAAARAWQRFHTPKNLAMALAGEAGELLAELQWLSDEEITAALSEQDARDRVSMEVADVFMYLLRFADVTGIDLAQATLDKMARNELRYPADKSRGKSTKHDRL; encoded by the coding sequence GTGACCGACATCGAGGACCTCACCGCCCGGATTCGCGAGTTCGCGGCGGCCCGGGCCTGGCAACGATTCCACACCCCCAAGAACCTGGCGATGGCGCTGGCCGGCGAGGCCGGCGAGCTGCTGGCCGAGCTCCAGTGGCTGTCCGACGAGGAGATCACCGCCGCGCTGTCCGAACAGGACGCTCGGGACCGGGTCAGCATGGAAGTGGCCGACGTGTTCATGTATCTGCTCCGTTTCGCCGATGTGACCGGCATCGATCTGGCGCAGGCGACGTTGGACAAGATGGCTCGCAACGAATTGAGGTACCCGGCGGACAAGTCACGGGGAAAATCGACGAAGCATGACCGGCTATAA
- a CDS encoding L,D-transpeptidase, translating to MSFSPGDQVSPVTPITVKVANGKLTTVTVTNAAKGNTVKGDVSADGLTWTSSEPLGYGATYNVVADATNADGKKTEQKSTVTTITPQAQAYPALTPAPPGQGQTFGVGQIFGVSFDVAITDKSAAEKALTVTSTPPQAGAWYWLDAKTVHYRPEKYWQAGTTVKLDANLYGVNLGGGVYGKTDRSVTYTIHDSWVAQADGNTKQMAILHNGAVVNTMPISLGKDQTPTHDGPHVISDKQQQVVMDSCTYGVCQGQPGYYKSTEYWDLRISNDGEFVHENPNTVNQQGSSNVSHGCVNLSPDNAKWFFDHFNLGDVVEVTNAGGGKLPLWDTFGDWELSWAEWQKGSAIKG from the coding sequence GTGTCGTTCTCGCCCGGCGACCAGGTCAGCCCGGTCACGCCGATCACGGTCAAGGTCGCCAACGGCAAGCTGACCACGGTCACGGTGACCAACGCGGCCAAGGGCAACACCGTCAAGGGTGACGTCTCGGCCGACGGCCTGACCTGGACCTCGAGCGAGCCGCTCGGTTACGGCGCCACCTACAACGTGGTGGCCGACGCGACCAACGCGGACGGCAAGAAGACCGAGCAGAAGAGCACGGTCACCACGATCACGCCGCAGGCCCAGGCCTACCCGGCGCTCACCCCGGCGCCGCCCGGCCAGGGCCAGACCTTCGGCGTCGGCCAGATCTTCGGCGTGTCCTTCGACGTGGCGATCACCGACAAGTCCGCGGCCGAGAAGGCGCTGACCGTGACCTCGACCCCGCCCCAGGCCGGCGCCTGGTACTGGCTGGACGCCAAGACCGTGCACTACCGGCCGGAGAAGTACTGGCAGGCCGGCACCACGGTGAAGCTGGACGCCAACCTGTACGGGGTCAACCTGGGCGGCGGCGTGTACGGCAAGACCGACCGGTCGGTCACGTACACCATCCACGACTCCTGGGTGGCCCAGGCCGACGGCAACACCAAGCAGATGGCCATCCTGCACAACGGCGCCGTGGTCAACACCATGCCGATCAGCCTCGGCAAGGACCAGACGCCGACCCACGACGGCCCGCACGTCATCTCGGACAAGCAGCAGCAGGTCGTGATGGACTCGTGCACCTACGGCGTGTGCCAGGGCCAGCCCGGCTACTACAAGTCGACCGAGTACTGGGACCTGCGCATCTCCAACGACGGCGAGTTCGTGCACGAGAACCCGAACACCGTCAACCAGCAGGGCAGCTCCAACGTCTCGCACGGCTGCGTCAACCTCAGCCCGGACAACGCCAAGTGGTTCTTCGACCACTTCAACCTGGGCGACGTGGTCGAGGTGACCAACGCCGGCGGCGGCAAGCTGCCGCTGTGGGACACCTTCGGCGACTGGGAGCTGAGCTGGGCCGAGTGGCAGAAGGGCAGCGCCATCAAGGGCTGA